In a genomic window of Deinococcus radiotolerans:
- a CDS encoding S8 family serine peptidase: protein MRRSLTCATLTISLLSACSMTVTPTATVAHPDTLLTVPVTAGTSDATLAQQYGGTVEYRTATFAVLSGAHATPLAAASRRVEKNEQSVAIPQGATHSSGDKIWATGITTWASGDKIWATSLYNFGQQTGNGWNGPLFTLFPQNSQEFVNLGVPQAQLSPNYQGSPVIAVIDGPMDTAHPALADSMVNPADWFDFASNDAQPTTEPVTESSGAYGHATGVAGVALQIAPKSRIMPVQVLAPDGTGYLLDLVKGILWAVDHGADVINLSVGTDLDSPSLRAALEYAQRKGVDVAAAAGNSGSEDLDYPAAYLSTTGAGVAVASVNAQSQPSAFTSTSDTDLLFAPGESIRSLYPDGREASWTGTSFSTPMAAAALAMLRGQPGTQAARVNDLFTLGQTLDSAHPTWKKLNLFHLLD, encoded by the coding sequence ATGCGGAGATCCCTCACCTGCGCCACCCTCACCATCAGCCTCCTCAGTGCCTGCTCCATGACCGTGACCCCTACCGCGACGGTCGCTCACCCTGACACCCTACTCACGGTTCCGGTGACGGCCGGCACCTCTGACGCGACGCTCGCGCAGCAGTACGGCGGGACCGTCGAGTACCGCACGGCTACCTTCGCCGTGCTGAGCGGCGCGCACGCGACTCCGCTCGCCGCAGCCAGCCGCCGCGTGGAGAAAAACGAGCAGAGCGTGGCCATCCCGCAGGGCGCCACGCACAGCAGCGGCGACAAGATCTGGGCGACGGGTATCACCACCTGGGCCAGCGGCGACAAGATCTGGGCCACGTCTCTGTACAACTTCGGCCAGCAGACCGGGAACGGCTGGAACGGCCCCCTCTTCACGCTGTTCCCGCAGAACTCGCAGGAGTTCGTGAACCTGGGAGTGCCCCAGGCGCAGCTGAGCCCGAACTACCAGGGCAGCCCCGTGATTGCCGTCATTGACGGACCCATGGACACCGCTCACCCGGCCCTGGCGGACTCCATGGTGAACCCCGCTGATTGGTTCGACTTCGCCTCGAATGACGCTCAGCCCACCACGGAACCGGTTACCGAGAGCAGCGGCGCGTACGGACACGCGACGGGCGTCGCAGGCGTCGCGCTGCAGATCGCTCCGAAAAGCCGGATCATGCCCGTTCAGGTGCTCGCGCCGGACGGCACCGGGTATCTGCTCGACCTCGTCAAGGGCATCCTGTGGGCCGTGGATCACGGCGCTGACGTCATCAACCTCAGCGTCGGCACGGACCTGGATTCCCCATCCCTGCGGGCCGCTCTGGAATACGCGCAGCGCAAGGGTGTCGACGTGGCCGCCGCCGCCGGGAACTCCGGCAGTGAGGACCTGGATTACCCGGCCGCGTACCTGTCCACGACGGGTGCGGGCGTCGCGGTGGCCAGTGTGAACGCGCAGTCCCAGCCCAGTGCGTTCACGTCCACTTCTGACACTGACCTGCTGTTCGCGCCCGGGGAGTCCATCCGGTCTCTGTACCCGGACGGACGGGAAGCCAGCTGGACCGGCACGTCCTTCAGCACGCCCATGGCAGCCGCCGCGCTCGCCATGCTGCGCGGCCAGCCCGGCACGCAGGCGGCGCGCGTGAACGACCTGTTCACCCTGGGCCAGACTCTGGATTCGGCGCACCCCACCTGGAAGAAGCTGAACTTGTTCCATCTGCTGGACTGA
- a CDS encoding N-acetylglucosamine kinase, whose amino-acid sequence MTITLGLDLGGSRSKWHATHDDATQTSGSAPPLTAALLGTAQGRENLRALVADLPGRPRAVHAGLPGYGAGRPDAAAIQALLADAFGVPATQLVVESDIELAYRAHFQPGEGVLVYAGTGSVACHLTPDGQLLRAGGHGYHIDDDGAGYALGRAALRWLTRHLDRNEEPAGALATEMRALTSALDWDTVRHFTYGTPGASAVASLAPAVGRAADQGDPVALGILTQAAAVLADLAQTVQHQLPRAIPVVVTGGSLRVSPLFGQAVQQAVPGAAVRFQDHARAAAQLAERLIPAHS is encoded by the coding sequence GTGACGATCACCCTGGGCCTTGATCTGGGCGGCAGCCGCAGCAAGTGGCACGCCACGCATGACGACGCGACGCAGACCAGCGGCAGCGCCCCGCCCCTCACCGCCGCGCTGCTGGGCACCGCGCAGGGCCGCGAGAACCTCCGCGCGCTCGTGGCTGACCTGCCGGGTCGGCCGCGGGCCGTTCACGCTGGCCTGCCCGGTTACGGAGCAGGCCGTCCGGACGCCGCGGCCATTCAGGCCCTGCTGGCTGATGCCTTCGGGGTGCCTGCCACCCAACTCGTTGTGGAGAGCGACATCGAACTGGCGTACCGCGCGCACTTCCAGCCGGGCGAGGGCGTCTTAGTGTACGCCGGCACGGGCAGCGTGGCCTGTCACCTGACCCCGGATGGCCAGCTGCTCCGCGCGGGGGGGCACGGGTATCACATTGATGATGACGGGGCCGGTTACGCTCTGGGCCGCGCTGCGCTGCGCTGGCTGACCCGGCACCTCGACCGCAACGAGGAGCCCGCTGGCGCGCTGGCCACCGAGATGCGCGCTCTGACCAGCGCGCTCGACTGGGACACGGTGCGTCACTTCACGTACGGCACGCCGGGCGCCTCGGCGGTCGCTTCACTTGCCCCGGCCGTGGGCCGGGCTGCTGATCAGGGTGATCCGGTGGCGCTGGGCATCCTCACTCAGGCGGCGGCGGTGCTGGCAGATCTGGCGCAGACCGTGCAACACCAGCTTCCCCGGGCCATCCCTGTTGTGGTGACTGGCGGTTCCCTCCGCGTGAGCCCACTGTTCGGGCAGGCTGTGCAGCAGGCCGTGCCGGGCGCCGCCGTGCGGTTTCAGGATCATGCCCGGGCGGCGGCTCAACTGGCTGAACGCCTGATCCCTGCTCACTCCTGA
- a CDS encoding DNA repair protein yields the protein MARTKTKTEAAPTTPNPYRTFDALMATAAVDSQIEALAESGADRATLDQALTQALQDAQRRWGLGLHHLTHAAQTDGEDITLLVDARPIARLSEGSAPLADAYSTMRATDETGLSLWGALPDGHRVPADAPAARLKVLIEDARDFETLWTPARGDAHHRTWRSGDTLYVEVARPASAEAALSDAAWDVITSIRDRVFQRELMRRSEEVGMLGALLGARHAGARSNLNLLPDAHFTVQATVHTAQGPDARNAETHRALLRAASAELDELQSHMTKQLATVLRHGLNNR from the coding sequence ATGGCGAGAACCAAGACAAAAACCGAGGCAGCCCCCACGACCCCCAACCCCTACCGGACGTTCGACGCGCTGATGGCCACGGCCGCCGTGGACAGTCAGATTGAAGCGCTCGCGGAGAGCGGCGCCGACCGGGCCACGCTCGATCAGGCCCTCACGCAGGCCCTTCAGGACGCCCAGCGCCGCTGGGGCCTGGGTCTGCATCACCTGACCCACGCCGCGCAGACGGACGGCGAGGACATCACGCTCCTCGTGGACGCCCGGCCCATCGCGCGACTGAGCGAGGGCTCGGCCCCCCTGGCGGACGCGTACAGCACCATGCGCGCCACTGACGAGACCGGCCTGAGCCTCTGGGGCGCCCTGCCCGACGGTCACCGCGTGCCTGCCGACGCGCCCGCCGCCCGCCTGAAAGTCCTGATCGAGGACGCCCGGGACTTCGAGACGCTCTGGACGCCGGCCAGGGGAGACGCGCACCACCGCACCTGGCGCAGCGGCGACACCCTGTACGTGGAAGTCGCGCGGCCCGCCAGCGCTGAGGCGGCCCTGTCGGACGCGGCGTGGGACGTCATCACCAGCATCAGGGACCGCGTCTTCCAGCGTGAACTGATGCGCCGCAGCGAGGAGGTGGGCATGCTCGGCGCCCTGCTCGGCGCGCGGCACGCGGGCGCGCGCAGCAACCTCAACCTGCTGCCCGACGCGCACTTCACCGTGCAGGCGACCGTGCACACGGCGCAGGGACCCGACGCGCGCAACGCCGAGACGCACCGCGCGCTGCTCCGGGCCGCCAGCGCAGAACTTGACGAACTTCAGTCGCACATGACCAAGCAACTGGCCACCGTGCTCCGGCACGGCCTGAACAACCGCTGA
- a CDS encoding PilW family protein: MKRAPGFTLVELLLAMTVLIVVVSVLGAFLTSQSQLANLTNARANVQDKSRYIATVLTQDLQLAGASRYVSAANVVSTLPAFGTCVTTACLTGTDNNELDTMTARYITSLRDAAVACRQVKWRVTAGTLERSDVTCGQSDDYVAFASGVLALNILYVCSDGDKLDTPTCTAPVASKPAPRFTRSAVITVYTQSDRSVSNSSVSSQDVANASTSKTVSCPTRRVCFGIQQEIEMPNMKDK; this comes from the coding sequence GTGAAGCGGGCGCCAGGCTTCACCCTTGTAGAACTCCTTCTGGCCATGACCGTGCTCATTGTCGTGGTGTCAGTTCTGGGTGCCTTCCTGACCTCGCAGAGCCAGCTGGCCAATCTCACCAATGCGCGGGCCAACGTTCAGGACAAGTCGAGGTACATTGCCACCGTCCTGACACAGGATCTCCAGCTTGCTGGCGCGAGCCGGTACGTCTCGGCCGCGAACGTCGTGAGCACCCTTCCTGCATTCGGTACCTGCGTCACCACCGCTTGCTTGACTGGCACGGACAACAATGAACTGGACACCATGACGGCGCGGTACATCACCAGTCTGCGGGACGCTGCCGTCGCTTGCCGACAGGTCAAATGGCGCGTCACTGCGGGAACCCTGGAGCGTAGTGACGTGACCTGCGGTCAATCTGACGACTACGTGGCCTTCGCATCGGGTGTGCTTGCCCTGAACATCCTGTACGTGTGCAGCGATGGCGACAAACTTGACACGCCAACATGCACAGCCCCGGTCGCCAGTAAACCGGCGCCGAGATTCACACGATCGGCTGTCATCACGGTCTACACGCAGTCTGATCGGTCTGTGTCGAACAGCTCGGTCAGTTCACAGGATGTAGCGAATGCCAGCACCTCCAAGACCGTTAGCTGTCCAACTCGACGCGTGTGCTTCGGCATCCAACAGGAGATCGAAATGCCTAACATGAAGGACAAATAA
- a CDS encoding prepilin-type N-terminal cleavage/methylation domain-containing protein: MKSDGLTLIELLVVMAIIAVAFTVLATGAISNLRGTATSRAQTQVKGVAVAEMERVANFALYVDSTKTAPSDKYAFLWYYTNCSGSTLPARCQGSDTGKGTSWKIVSERNDAATGAAKYMAEGQLLIQVSATNSTGSSYAITKRVSCYDVYPAPKTTAPDPCPPVPILVPGGVL, from the coding sequence ATGAAAAGTGACGGACTCACCCTCATCGAACTTCTGGTTGTGATGGCGATCATCGCTGTGGCATTCACGGTGCTGGCGACTGGAGCGATCTCGAATCTCAGAGGCACGGCCACCTCTCGCGCCCAGACCCAGGTCAAGGGTGTGGCTGTTGCGGAGATGGAGCGTGTGGCCAATTTTGCGCTGTACGTTGACTCTACAAAAACCGCGCCGAGCGACAAGTACGCTTTCCTCTGGTACTACACCAACTGCTCAGGCAGCACCCTGCCCGCAAGATGCCAGGGGAGCGACACGGGGAAGGGGACCAGTTGGAAGATCGTCAGTGAGCGCAACGATGCCGCGACTGGCGCGGCGAAATACATGGCCGAAGGCCAGCTCCTTATTCAGGTGTCGGCGACGAACAGCACTGGAAGCAGTTACGCCATCACCAAACGGGTCAGCTGCTACGACGTGTACCCCGCCCCGAAAACCACTGCCCCGGATCCATGCCCCCCGGTTCCTATACTGGTTCCCGGAGGCGTGCTGTGA
- a CDS encoding GspH/FimT family pseudopilin has translation MRPSGFTLLELLIVIGILGILFALSSRLSRDPYAMNAATTRLSTQFSRARMEALRQNDYIGVQVDPTNKRFFIFRDTNRNLAYDAGEDILGGTLTTLPSSDYPNIVFATGTSSASMVFDPRGISRSTTTFSVTLTNSAGSRSKTVAVTAQGRANIQ, from the coding sequence ATGCGCCCGTCTGGCTTCACCCTCCTTGAATTGCTGATCGTGATCGGCATTCTGGGCATTCTGTTTGCGTTGTCATCAAGGTTGTCCCGGGACCCCTACGCCATGAACGCCGCCACCACCCGCCTGAGTACCCAGTTCAGCCGCGCACGGATGGAAGCGTTGCGTCAGAACGATTACATAGGCGTGCAGGTTGATCCGACCAATAAACGCTTTTTCATCTTCAGGGACACCAACCGCAATCTGGCGTACGACGCGGGCGAAGACATTCTTGGCGGGACACTCACGACGCTGCCATCCAGTGATTATCCCAACATTGTGTTCGCCACTGGGACGAGCAGCGCCAGCATGGTCTTCGACCCGCGTGGCATCTCGCGGTCCACCACGACGTTCTCAGTCACCCTGACCAACAGTGCGGGAAGCCGCAGTAAGACCGTGGCAGTCACGGCGCAGGGGAGGGCGAACATTCAATGA
- a CDS encoding serine hydrolase domain-containing protein has product MIPDRTAELLRAALGPSGPSAVALGVVTADGQRATLHLGHVSHGGRALTSDDWWDLASLTKPLFTAREILRATEDGLLDLDDPLGRHLLDLAWMQDAPLRERTLRQLLTHTAGLGAWARLYTWGDAATIRARFLQEPWEVGPPGEVRYSDLGYVLLGRVLERVRARPLRDFPLDPGLTFTPDPTASVATETCLWRERTLMGETHDENAAALGGVAGHAGLFGTLDGVLNQAERLLRGGWISAAAQHLVLTPQVPERTLAFVHASPGWSGGSLSSPHAVGHTGFTGTGLWVDPPRNRAWVLLTNRVHPTRHGPFDIQGLRRAVGNTLAANSGTLRLFTSH; this is encoded by the coding sequence GCGCGCCACCCTGCACCTGGGGCACGTCAGCCACGGCGGCCGCGCCCTGACCAGTGACGACTGGTGGGACCTGGCCAGCCTCACCAAACCTCTGTTCACCGCCCGCGAGATCCTGCGCGCCACCGAAGACGGCCTCCTCGATCTGGACGATCCACTGGGCCGCCACCTGCTCGACCTCGCGTGGATGCAGGACGCCCCACTCCGTGAGCGCACCCTGCGCCAGCTGCTTACGCACACCGCCGGCCTGGGCGCCTGGGCCCGCCTCTACACCTGGGGCGACGCGGCCACCATCCGCGCCCGGTTCCTCCAGGAACCCTGGGAGGTCGGCCCCCCAGGCGAGGTCCGCTACTCCGACCTAGGCTACGTGCTCCTCGGCCGAGTCCTCGAACGGGTCCGGGCCCGGCCGCTGCGGGACTTTCCACTCGACCCCGGCCTGACCTTCACTCCCGACCCCACCGCGAGCGTGGCCACGGAAACCTGCCTGTGGCGGGAACGGACCCTCATGGGCGAAACCCACGATGAGAACGCCGCCGCCCTGGGCGGCGTGGCCGGCCACGCCGGACTCTTCGGCACCCTGGACGGCGTGCTGAACCAGGCCGAGCGCCTCCTGCGGGGCGGCTGGATCTCCGCCGCCGCCCAGCACCTGGTCCTGACGCCCCAGGTGCCGGAACGCACGCTGGCCTTCGTCCACGCCAGCCCCGGCTGGAGCGGCGGCAGCCTCAGTAGTCCCCACGCCGTTGGACACACCGGATTCACCGGCACGGGCCTATGGGTTGACCCGCCCCGCAACCGGGCATGGGTCCTCCTCACCAACCGAGTTCACCCCACCCGGCACGGTCCCTTCGATATCCAGGGCCTGCGCCGCGCAGTTGGGAATACACTCGCCGCGAACAGCGGTACGTTAAGACTTTTTACGTCACATTGA